One Branchiostoma floridae strain S238N-H82 chromosome 15, Bfl_VNyyK, whole genome shotgun sequence DNA window includes the following coding sequences:
- the LOC118431690 gene encoding spermatogenesis-associated protein 6-like isoform X1: MPRKALKCVVDLSVHAVTCPGVFLRERDDVYLSTCILGRYKRTKLLPPVFPLLYHEKFKFERTFLNVVDPAQVADILEDDHVLFELIQLNYSGGKVLARFQAPARDFLYPYPTLTPAYPGADREVLMDRAWDFPGISPKLEFSTKTTIKEWSVRTSGVIRELSTSASEDDLAGSKSSRRRKKKKPKGYEEPTISSRARSPSPYTKRRTSGPNNSKIVEPRPPFVVRNVEDKILEGVPASPPRSPSPGRRPSSAPINSSRRRSSRSLRKVVEPLVQERISSLEDDTDDTAELISSAYRSPRSTSPARLSPRRLYSAPPTSPPLSPSSLRSSLRDRFGNQDYFDVIHGRVQKLLSQSELDRLERRLQDDLDLAELRRSSLSPRPLSPGRSVVVRLSDDSYWSPKASSWSDVSHRQLFDNSMARIYSGLYRSARSPPDL; the protein is encoded by the exons ATGCCGCGCAAGGCGCTGAAATGTGTGGTGGATCTGAGCGTACACGCC GTGACGTGTCCAGGTGTGTTCCTGAGAGAGCGAGATGACGTTTACCTCAGCACCTGTATCCTGGGCCGCTACAAGAGAACAAAACTCCTGCCTCCAGTCTTCCCTCTGCTGTATCATGAAAAGTTCAAATTTGAAAGG ACATTCTTGAATGTAGTGGACCCTGCACAAGTTGCAGACATCCTAGAAG ATGACCATGTGCTTTTTGAGCTGATCCAACTCAACTACTCAG GTGGAAAAGTCCTCGCCCGGTTCCAGGCCCCAGCTAGGGACTTCCTGTACCCCTACCCCACCCTGACACCAGCCTACCCTGGTGCAGACAGGGAGGTCCTCATGGACAGGGCCTGGGACTTTCCT GGAATTTCACCCAAACTGGAGTTTTCTACAAAGACAACAATTAAGGAATGGAGTGTTCGTACATCTGGGGTTATCAGGGAGCTGTCTACAAGTGCTTCTGAG GATGACCTCGCTGGATCAAAGTCTTCACgtaggagaaagaagaagaaaccaaaGGGATACGAGGAACCCACCATTTCTTCCCGCGCCCGCTCGCCCTCTCCATACACCAAGAGGAGAACATCCGGCCCGAACAACAGCAAAATCGTAGAACCCAGACCGCCGTTTGTAGTGAGAAAT GTAGAGGACAAAATCCTGGAGGGTGTGCCTGCGTCACCTCCACGAAGCCCCTCTCCTGGCAGGAGGCCTTCCTCAG CCCCTATAAATAGCTCCAGAAGAAGAAGTTCCCGGAGCCTGAGAAAG GTAGTGGAGCCTTTGGTCCAAGAACGCATCAGTTCGCTGGAGGATGATACGGATG ACACAGCAGAACTCATCAGTTCAGCCTACAGGAGCCCCAGGTCGACATCACCAGCACGGCTGTCTCCACGGCGACTGTACTCAGCCCCGCCCACCTCTCCTCCACTAAGTCCATCCTCCCTCAGGAGCTCCTTAAGAGACAG GTTTGGGAACCAGGATTACTTTGATGTGATCCACGGGCGTGTACAGAAGCTGCTGAGTCAGAGTGAGCTGGATAGACTGGAGCGCAGGCTTCAG GATGACTTGGACCTTGCAGAACTTCGCAGGTCTTCTCTCAGTCCTCGCCCCCTGTCCCCTGGGAGAAG TGTTGTGGTACGACTGAGCGATGACAGTTACTGGTCCCCCAAAGCCAGCAGCTGGTCCGACGTGTCTCACAGGCAGCTGTTTGACAACAGCATGGCCAGGATCTACAGCGGCCTGTACAGATCTGCCAGGTCACCTCCAGATTTGTGA
- the LOC118431690 gene encoding spermatogenesis-associated protein 6-like isoform X2, whose amino-acid sequence MPRKALKCVVDLSVHAVTCPGVFLRERDDVYLSTCILGRYKRTKLLPPVFPLLYHEKFKFERTFLNVVDPAQVADILEDDHVLFELIQLNYSGGKVLARFQAPARDFLYPYPTLTPAYPGADREVLMDRAWDFPGISPKLEFSTKTTIKEWSVRTSGVIRELSTSASEDDLAGSKSSRRRKKKKPKGYEEPTISSRARSPSPYTKRRTSGPNNSKIVEPRPPFVVRNVEDKILEGVPASPPRSPSPGRRPSSAPINSSRRRSSRSLRKVVEPLVQERISSLEDDTDDTAELISSAYRSPRSTSPARLSPRRLYSAPPTSPPLSPSSLRSSLRDRFGNQDYFDVIHGRVQKLLSQSELDRLERRLQDDLDLAELRRSSLSPRPLSPGRRY is encoded by the exons ATGCCGCGCAAGGCGCTGAAATGTGTGGTGGATCTGAGCGTACACGCC GTGACGTGTCCAGGTGTGTTCCTGAGAGAGCGAGATGACGTTTACCTCAGCACCTGTATCCTGGGCCGCTACAAGAGAACAAAACTCCTGCCTCCAGTCTTCCCTCTGCTGTATCATGAAAAGTTCAAATTTGAAAGG ACATTCTTGAATGTAGTGGACCCTGCACAAGTTGCAGACATCCTAGAAG ATGACCATGTGCTTTTTGAGCTGATCCAACTCAACTACTCAG GTGGAAAAGTCCTCGCCCGGTTCCAGGCCCCAGCTAGGGACTTCCTGTACCCCTACCCCACCCTGACACCAGCCTACCCTGGTGCAGACAGGGAGGTCCTCATGGACAGGGCCTGGGACTTTCCT GGAATTTCACCCAAACTGGAGTTTTCTACAAAGACAACAATTAAGGAATGGAGTGTTCGTACATCTGGGGTTATCAGGGAGCTGTCTACAAGTGCTTCTGAG GATGACCTCGCTGGATCAAAGTCTTCACgtaggagaaagaagaagaaaccaaaGGGATACGAGGAACCCACCATTTCTTCCCGCGCCCGCTCGCCCTCTCCATACACCAAGAGGAGAACATCCGGCCCGAACAACAGCAAAATCGTAGAACCCAGACCGCCGTTTGTAGTGAGAAAT GTAGAGGACAAAATCCTGGAGGGTGTGCCTGCGTCACCTCCACGAAGCCCCTCTCCTGGCAGGAGGCCTTCCTCAG CCCCTATAAATAGCTCCAGAAGAAGAAGTTCCCGGAGCCTGAGAAAG GTAGTGGAGCCTTTGGTCCAAGAACGCATCAGTTCGCTGGAGGATGATACGGATG ACACAGCAGAACTCATCAGTTCAGCCTACAGGAGCCCCAGGTCGACATCACCAGCACGGCTGTCTCCACGGCGACTGTACTCAGCCCCGCCCACCTCTCCTCCACTAAGTCCATCCTCCCTCAGGAGCTCCTTAAGAGACAG GTTTGGGAACCAGGATTACTTTGATGTGATCCACGGGCGTGTACAGAAGCTGCTGAGTCAGAGTGAGCTGGATAGACTGGAGCGCAGGCTTCAG GATGACTTGGACCTTGCAGAACTTCGCAGGTCTTCTCTCAGTCCTCGCCCCCTGTCCCCTGGGAGAAGGTATTAG